The following proteins are encoded in a genomic region of Halopelagius longus:
- a CDS encoding beta-glucosidase family protein, which produces METDASSLVDGLTLEEKIELVHGTLDPDGKATGYVPGNERVGIPPLTMVDGPLGVRAMGEQATAFPSSIALASSWNPELARSFGVALGREAAAHDQDVVLGPGVNIVRTPRGGRNFEYYSEDPHLTSRMGVGTIEGIQSEGVAATVKHYVANNQETNRYEVSAEVGERALREMYLPAFRAAVEEADVLSVMTAYNRVNGVHMSDHEYLLSDVLKGEWGFDGLVVSDWWGTRSTVDAALSGLDLEMPGVELEAYLPEEAVEDADPSDDGGELPPMPDVPAYFGDPLREAVESGEVPEEVLDEKVSRLLRVLEAIGRFDDDGSEGALDTSEHRELARDVAVEGTVLLTNDDALPLDDSDSVALVGPNADAAKLGGGGSSEVTPFTDTSPLDGLRERAASLSFERGVPPIAESSFFADEGGPTGDAEASIDDAVTAAEDADCAVVVAQDDATEFKDRAHMALPGDQNELISAVAEAAERTVVVLRTSGPVEMPWLESVDAVLETWYPGQADGDALADILFGDADPGGRLPVTFGRSAEDYPTADEEAFPGVEGKAHYDEGVFVGYRYFDDRDIEPLFPFGHGHSYATFEYDDATISETDDGFELAVDVRNVADRPGKEVVQAYARTSAAPVAVPDRELVGFESVTLEPGASATVGVSLAREDFAYYDEDDGWTVPEGTNAVLVGRSSRDIRATFEVDV; this is translated from the coding sequence ATGGAGACCGACGCCAGCTCACTCGTCGACGGCCTCACGCTGGAAGAGAAGATAGAACTGGTCCACGGGACGCTCGACCCGGACGGGAAGGCGACGGGCTACGTCCCCGGCAACGAACGGGTCGGCATCCCGCCGCTGACGATGGTCGACGGTCCGCTCGGCGTGCGAGCGATGGGGGAGCAGGCGACCGCGTTCCCCTCGTCCATCGCGCTCGCGTCCTCGTGGAACCCGGAACTGGCTCGGTCGTTCGGGGTCGCACTCGGCCGGGAGGCGGCCGCACACGACCAAGACGTCGTTCTCGGCCCGGGTGTCAACATCGTTCGGACGCCTCGGGGCGGTCGAAACTTCGAGTACTACAGCGAAGACCCGCACCTCACCTCCCGGATGGGCGTCGGGACAATCGAGGGAATCCAGTCCGAGGGCGTCGCGGCGACGGTCAAACACTACGTCGCGAACAACCAGGAGACGAACCGCTACGAGGTGAGCGCCGAGGTCGGCGAACGAGCGTTACGCGAGATGTACCTACCGGCGTTCCGCGCCGCGGTCGAGGAGGCCGACGTCCTGTCGGTGATGACCGCGTACAACCGGGTCAACGGCGTCCACATGAGCGACCACGAGTACCTCCTCTCGGACGTGCTGAAGGGCGAGTGGGGGTTCGACGGGTTGGTCGTCTCCGACTGGTGGGGGACGCGGAGTACCGTCGACGCGGCGCTGTCCGGCCTCGACTTGGAGATGCCCGGAGTCGAACTCGAAGCGTACCTCCCGGAGGAGGCGGTCGAAGACGCAGACCCCTCGGACGACGGCGGGGAGTTGCCGCCCATGCCGGACGTCCCGGCGTACTTCGGGGACCCGCTCCGAGAGGCGGTCGAATCCGGAGAGGTTCCGGAGGAGGTTCTCGACGAGAAGGTTTCGCGACTCCTGCGCGTGTTGGAAGCGATCGGTCGGTTCGACGACGACGGGAGCGAGGGTGCGCTCGACACGTCCGAACACCGCGAGTTGGCCCGAGACGTCGCCGTCGAGGGGACGGTCCTGCTGACCAACGACGACGCGTTACCGCTCGACGACTCGGACTCCGTCGCGCTCGTCGGACCGAACGCAGACGCCGCCAAACTCGGCGGCGGCGGCTCCTCCGAGGTGACGCCCTTCACCGACACCAGTCCGCTCGACGGACTTCGAGAGCGAGCGGCGTCCCTCTCGTTCGAGCGCGGCGTGCCGCCGATAGCCGAGTCGTCCTTCTTCGCCGACGAGGGCGGACCGACCGGGGACGCGGAGGCGAGCATCGACGACGCGGTGACGGCCGCCGAAGACGCCGACTGCGCCGTCGTCGTCGCTCAAGACGACGCCACGGAGTTCAAAGACAGAGCGCACATGGCGCTCCCCGGCGACCAGAACGAGTTGATATCGGCCGTGGCCGAGGCCGCAGAGCGAACGGTCGTCGTCCTCCGGACGAGCGGTCCCGTCGAGATGCCGTGGCTCGAATCGGTCGATGCCGTCCTCGAAACGTGGTACCCCGGGCAGGCCGACGGCGACGCACTCGCGGACATCTTGTTCGGCGACGCGGACCCGGGCGGTCGGCTCCCCGTTACGTTCGGCCGGTCCGCCGAGGACTATCCGACGGCCGACGAGGAGGCCTTCCCGGGGGTAGAGGGGAAGGCCCACTACGACGAGGGCGTCTTCGTCGGCTACCGCTACTTCGACGACCGGGACATCGAACCGCTGTTCCCGTTCGGACACGGCCACTCGTACGCGACGTTCGAGTACGACGACGCGACGATTAGCGAGACCGACGACGGATTCGAACTCGCGGTCGACGTCCGCAACGTCGCCGACCGACCCGGCAAAGAAGTCGTTCAAGCCTACGCTCGGACATCGGCGGCGCCGGTCGCCGTCCCCGACCGCGAACTCGTCGGCTTCGAGAGCGTGACGCTCGAACCCGGAGCCTCGGCGACGGTGGGCGTCTCGCTGGCCCGCGAGGACTTCGCGTACTACGACGAGGACGACGGGTGGACGGTCCCGGAGGGGACGAACGCCGTCCTCGTCGGTCGCTCATCGCGCGACATCCGGGCGACGTTCGAGGTGGACGTGTAA
- a CDS encoding SLC13 family permease encodes MSDGIREIEVDLPDVDPAWLSLPAGLLAAVGVFEFAPLAADATLMLAITVFCVALWIGSPVDPWFTALVCLGLIGVAFSTDLALTGFQKPATWLVVVGILIGGAVRQSGLAELVELLARNRTPDRVLTDAVVAYRYLLVGLCVASLGLAVLVPSSLVRVLILGPILISLGDLFTERRPKVGLFLGPLFATFYGASGILTGALPNIIVTGLVESSGGPAISWTEWLRWLAPVMSVGRVLIVVAVAYLLYRPRDRDAVVPPERTEVVTVSADELRMLAFLLVGVAVWMTDSLHGLHPLFGALAVAVLAFAPRIGVVGSEAVADADFSILFFLGAIFAVAEGLRRTGFTDLAAGELLSYLPSDASFPIVLLFVVLIAQLLTLVMEGMAVASVLTPVLASFAESAGVPLVPVAMMEAAALNTYFFPYQSAVLVAILGMGVVDTVELTRMSAAIAVATLLVLVPLQIGVFAVFF; translated from the coding sequence ATGTCAGACGGTATACGTGAGATCGAAGTCGACCTGCCGGATGTCGATCCCGCGTGGCTGTCACTGCCTGCGGGGTTGCTGGCCGCGGTGGGGGTGTTCGAGTTCGCCCCGCTTGCGGCCGACGCGACGCTCATGCTGGCTATCACCGTGTTCTGCGTCGCGCTGTGGATCGGGTCGCCCGTCGATCCGTGGTTCACCGCGCTCGTCTGTCTCGGTCTGATCGGGGTCGCGTTCTCGACGGATCTGGCGCTGACCGGCTTCCAGAAACCGGCGACGTGGCTGGTCGTCGTCGGCATCCTCATCGGCGGGGCCGTCCGCCAGAGTGGGTTAGCGGAACTGGTGGAACTGCTCGCCCGCAACCGAACGCCCGACCGAGTGCTGACCGACGCGGTGGTCGCCTACCGTTACCTGCTGGTCGGCCTCTGCGTCGCCAGCCTCGGATTGGCTGTGCTCGTTCCCTCCTCGCTCGTCCGCGTGCTCATCCTCGGACCGATCCTGATCTCGCTGGGCGACCTGTTCACCGAGCGACGGCCGAAGGTCGGCCTCTTTCTCGGTCCCCTGTTCGCTACGTTCTACGGTGCCTCGGGTATCCTGACCGGAGCCCTGCCGAACATCATCGTCACGGGACTGGTCGAATCCAGCGGCGGTCCGGCCATCTCGTGGACCGAGTGGCTGCGCTGGCTCGCGCCCGTGATGAGCGTCGGCCGGGTGCTGATCGTCGTCGCCGTCGCCTACCTCCTGTACCGGCCGCGCGACCGGGACGCCGTCGTTCCCCCCGAGCGTACGGAGGTCGTGACGGTGTCGGCCGACGAGTTGCGCATGCTGGCGTTCCTCCTGGTGGGCGTCGCCGTCTGGATGACGGACTCCCTCCACGGCCTCCACCCGTTGTTCGGCGCGCTCGCGGTCGCCGTCCTCGCCTTCGCCCCGCGAATCGGCGTCGTCGGCTCCGAAGCCGTCGCCGACGCCGACTTCTCGATCCTGTTTTTCTTGGGTGCGATCTTCGCCGTCGCCGAGGGCCTCCGGCGGACCGGATTCACCGACCTCGCCGCCGGCGAACTGCTGTCGTACCTGCCCAGCGATGCCTCGTTCCCGATCGTCCTCCTGTTCGTCGTTCTGATCGCCCAGTTGCTCACGCTCGTCATGGAGGGGATGGCCGTCGCCAGCGTCCTCACGCCCGTCCTCGCGTCGTTCGCGGAGAGCGCCGGCGTCCCGTTGGTCCCCGTGGCGATGATGGAAGCCGCGGCGCTCAACACCTACTTCTTCCCCTACCAGTCGGCCGTCCTCGTCGCCATCCTCGGCATGGGCGTCGTCGACACCGTCGAACTGACGCGGATGTCCGCCGCTATCGCGGTGGCGACGTTGCTCGTTCTCGTCCCCCTCCAGATCGGCGTGTTCGCGGTGTTCTTCTGA
- a CDS encoding methionyl-tRNA formyltransferase, whose amino-acid sequence MNANSSYGGIGFVLLERKSFLPSSPSSAVQVVLFTSEEPLYLPQYIEPILDAHAADVDRLVIAPFDAPLSRQVREQFGMYGPRAGFRMAVRYLRGHALDALGRHLGIQIGGYHSVAAVARAHGVPVERVADVSNPAFIERMRALDPDVILSVVAGQRLPPELIDRSNDAINLHGSLLPKYRGRATAFWPLYYGDDRTGVTAHRMTEQFDAGPVIARRAFSIEPTDTVDSVYRKLSATGASLAVDLLDSYPDLPEASPNETTADDYHSLPGPDERRRFRNRGNEFL is encoded by the coding sequence ATGAACGCGAACTCCTCGTACGGTGGAATAGGTTTTGTGTTACTCGAGCGAAAATCTTTCTTGCCGAGTTCACCTAGTTCGGCCGTGCAGGTCGTCCTATTCACGAGCGAGGAACCCCTGTATCTCCCCCAGTACATCGAGCCGATTCTCGACGCGCACGCCGCCGACGTGGACCGTCTCGTAATCGCGCCGTTCGACGCACCGCTCTCACGACAAGTTCGGGAACAGTTCGGCATGTACGGGCCCCGAGCGGGTTTCCGAATGGCAGTCCGCTATCTTCGCGGGCACGCCCTCGATGCGCTGGGCCGCCATCTCGGTATACAGATAGGTGGATACCACTCCGTCGCCGCAGTTGCTCGGGCACACGGAGTACCCGTCGAGCGTGTAGCCGACGTGTCGAACCCCGCGTTTATCGAGCGTATGCGGGCACTCGACCCCGACGTGATTCTCTCGGTCGTCGCCGGCCAACGTCTGCCGCCCGAACTAATCGACCGTTCGAACGACGCGATCAACTTACACGGTTCGTTGCTCCCGAAGTATCGCGGCCGAGCGACGGCGTTCTGGCCCCTCTACTACGGCGACGATCGCACGGGCGTCACCGCCCACCGGATGACCGAGCAGTTCGACGCCGGACCCGTTATCGCACGGCGTGCGTTCTCCATCGAACCCACGGACACGGTCGACTCGGTGTACCGGAAGTTGTCGGCGACGGGCGCGTCCCTCGCAGTCGATCTCCTCGACAGCTATCCGGACCTCCCTGAGGCGTCACCGAACGAGACGACTGCCGACGACTATCACAGCCTTCCCGGACCCGATGAACGACGGCGATTCCGGAACCGAGGAAACGAGTTCCTCTGA
- a CDS encoding PDDEXK family nuclease has translation MSNDGGPYLFDVGVIALAHTTAPVRDSALSYVRDAIAGEIDAVVPYPALFGAHTVLTTYYGRSNADASRLLQNFMDAKRIRWYDGMPEDVVRGGFSRVSEANVGGWDGYYAQVAIDEGANTVLTIDDDFEGFDAFDTEVILSPDEFSELNRFLGN, from the coding sequence ATGAGTAACGACGGTGGTCCGTATCTTTTCGATGTCGGAGTGATCGCTCTCGCACACACGACGGCCCCGGTTCGTGATTCTGCGCTCTCGTACGTCCGAGATGCCATCGCCGGCGAGATAGATGCCGTTGTTCCGTATCCCGCGCTGTTCGGAGCGCATACCGTCCTGACGACGTACTACGGTCGTTCGAACGCTGACGCGTCTCGACTGCTCCAGAATTTTATGGACGCGAAGCGAATCCGGTGGTACGACGGGATGCCCGAAGACGTCGTTCGGGGCGGATTTTCTCGGGTGAGTGAAGCAAACGTCGGTGGTTGGGACGGGTACTACGCTCAAGTAGCGATCGACGAAGGGGCGAACACTGTGTTGACGATCGACGACGACTTCGAGGGGTTCGATGCGTTCGATACCGAGGTCATCCTGTCGCCCGACGAGTTTAGCGAGCTGAACCGATTCCTCGGGAACTGA
- a CDS encoding AbrB/MazE/SpoVT family DNA-binding domain-containing protein, translated as MLVPTLSGNMTKVDSKGRIVLPKEVRERLGITPGTEVDIREEDGKAVVEPEDDPDEVLERMEQLVAETSSERGETTPLTEAPDPIARKHRDAVRRGAEKNSDE; from the coding sequence ATGCTCGTTCCCACGCTAAGTGGGAATATGACCAAGGTGGATTCCAAAGGGCGAATCGTTCTCCCGAAGGAGGTGCGAGAGCGTCTCGGTATCACTCCGGGTACAGAGGTAGACATCCGCGAGGAAGACGGGAAAGCAGTCGTCGAACCGGAAGACGACCCCGACGAAGTTCTCGAACGGATGGAGCAACTCGTTGCTGAGACGTCTTCGGAGCGAGGGGAGACGACGCCGCTCACCGAAGCACCCGACCCAATCGCCCGAAAACACAGAGATGCTGTTCGAAGAGGGGCGGAGAAAAACAGCGATGAGTAA
- a CDS encoding DUF211 domain-containing protein yields the protein MVATRRLVIDVLKPYEPPTLAFTQQVAEADSVAGVNATLIELDKKVQNLKLTIEGEAIDYDAVEAIVEDLGGTIHSVDQVACGEYIVEDAPTPQD from the coding sequence ATGGTTGCGACGCGACGCTTAGTGATCGACGTATTGAAACCGTACGAACCGCCGACGCTCGCCTTTACCCAGCAGGTCGCAGAGGCAGACAGCGTTGCCGGCGTCAACGCGACGCTCATCGAACTCGACAAGAAGGTCCAGAATCTGAAACTCACCATCGAGGGCGAAGCGATCGACTACGACGCTGTCGAGGCCATCGTCGAGGACCTCGGTGGGACGATTCATTCGGTCGACCAGGTCGCGTGCGGAGAGTACATCGTCGAAGATGCACCGACTCCCCAAGACTGA
- a CDS encoding VIT1/CCC1 transporter family protein, which produces MGAKPDSESLSERIGLDKIGPIARRYFVSNGFDGALTGVGVTVGAYLSGVPDGFTVIKIGLGGAVGLTTSGVWSVWEIERAEMRAEIHDIEDAMLTDLSETKIERDKTSTQVVNALMSGLGPLFGLVLPLTPFLFEGALLSLFEATVLSVAVAVGVLFAFGAYMASISRQRWYVAGIRMGLAGLVVAIISIFLPG; this is translated from the coding sequence ATGGGCGCGAAACCCGACTCGGAGTCGCTTTCCGAACGAATCGGGCTCGACAAGATCGGGCCGATCGCGCGGCGGTACTTCGTCTCCAACGGCTTCGACGGCGCACTGACTGGCGTCGGGGTCACCGTCGGCGCGTATCTCTCGGGGGTACCGGACGGGTTCACCGTCATCAAGATCGGTCTCGGCGGTGCCGTCGGTCTCACGACCTCCGGCGTCTGGAGCGTTTGGGAGATCGAACGCGCCGAGATGCGCGCTGAAATCCACGATATCGAAGATGCGATGCTCACCGATCTGAGCGAGACGAAGATCGAACGCGACAAAACCAGCACGCAGGTCGTCAACGCGCTTATGAGCGGACTCGGACCGTTGTTTGGCCTCGTGTTACCGCTCACTCCGTTTCTGTTCGAAGGGGCGCTCCTCTCGTTGTTCGAGGCCACCGTCCTCTCGGTGGCCGTCGCGGTCGGTGTGCTGTTCGCCTTCGGGGCCTACATGGCGTCGATCTCTCGCCAGCGGTGGTACGTCGCCGGAATCCGGATGGGACTCGCCGGTCTCGTCGTCGCAATCATCAGTATCTTCCTTCCCGGATAG
- a CDS encoding sodium:calcium antiporter, translating into MLNRFRHPLVAVAVALVLTVPWIGTFVSSGGYGTVHPGENITPGMAVLVGGLAIVGAAFLLAWAAETAEKDVPQAFAIAVLAVLAVAPEYAVDALYAWQAGAGSSEAANLAVANMTGANRILIGLGWSGIALFTVYRAKRTGDAAVDYRSGFLADAVSLDRDIATEIAFLLVATAYAFVIPLSGGIGPVDTLFLVGLFLLYIVVVIRGDAGASEEHIGVPAYFHQYPKGRRIAVIIFGFVFSGVIIFTAVHPFAEGLEQLGLQYGIPEFFMIQWLAPLASESPELIVVAYLVNKARSTAGFNALISSKLNQWTLLIGTLAVVYSISAGAIGTLSFDPKQAAEIWITAAQSLFAIALLTNFEISMREAAVLLVLFATQVLAEFYVIQTYTEPTTTTISISILYAYTVVYAVLGVGLFVKRRDSVRELLERSASNVRTAIGNGTSQTEHAD; encoded by the coding sequence GTGCTCAATCGGTTTCGCCATCCGCTCGTCGCGGTTGCCGTCGCGCTAGTATTGACAGTGCCGTGGATCGGGACGTTCGTCTCGTCCGGTGGGTACGGAACCGTACATCCGGGCGAGAATATTACGCCCGGGATGGCCGTCCTCGTCGGTGGGCTCGCAATCGTGGGTGCAGCGTTCCTGCTGGCGTGGGCGGCCGAGACCGCCGAAAAAGACGTCCCGCAGGCGTTCGCCATCGCGGTGCTTGCGGTGCTTGCGGTGGCACCCGAGTACGCCGTCGACGCCCTCTACGCGTGGCAGGCCGGTGCCGGATCTAGTGAGGCCGCCAACCTCGCGGTGGCCAACATGACCGGTGCGAACCGAATTCTCATCGGCCTCGGGTGGTCGGGTATCGCACTGTTCACGGTCTACCGCGCAAAGCGCACTGGCGACGCAGCGGTCGACTACCGCTCAGGATTTCTCGCGGATGCGGTCAGTCTCGACCGGGACATCGCGACCGAGATCGCGTTCTTACTCGTCGCGACCGCCTACGCCTTCGTCATCCCGCTCAGTGGCGGTATCGGGCCGGTCGATACGCTCTTTCTCGTCGGACTGTTCCTGCTATATATCGTCGTCGTGATCCGGGGTGACGCCGGTGCGTCCGAGGAACACATCGGTGTCCCCGCCTACTTCCACCAGTATCCGAAAGGGCGGCGCATCGCGGTCATCATCTTCGGGTTCGTATTTTCGGGCGTGATAATCTTCACTGCGGTCCACCCGTTCGCCGAGGGGCTAGAACAGTTGGGGCTTCAGTACGGCATCCCCGAGTTCTTCATGATTCAGTGGCTCGCACCGCTCGCCTCGGAGAGTCCCGAGCTTATCGTCGTCGCCTACCTCGTCAACAAAGCCCGCTCGACCGCTGGCTTCAACGCTCTCATCTCCTCGAAGCTCAATCAGTGGACGTTGCTCATCGGCACGCTCGCTGTCGTCTACTCTATCTCGGCCGGTGCTATCGGAACGCTCTCGTTCGATCCGAAACAGGCGGCGGAAATCTGGATCACCGCCGCCCAGAGCCTCTTTGCGATCGCTCTCCTGACGAACTTCGAGATTAGTATGCGTGAGGCCGCTGTACTACTCGTCCTGTTTGCGACACAGGTTCTCGCGGAGTTCTACGTGATTCAGACCTACACCGAACCGACTACGACGACGATCAGCATCTCTATCCTCTACGCCTACACCGTCGTCTACGCCGTTCTCGGCGTCGGACTGTTCGTCAAGCGTCGCGACAGCGTTCGCGAACTCCTCGAACGAAGCGCCTCGAACGTTCGGACCGCGATAGGAAACGGGACGAGCCAGACGGAACACGCGGACTAA
- a CDS encoding outer membrane protein assembly factor BamB family protein — protein MPSCRRRFLQSIGLAIAGLTHGAPVADAVEASPDSGLDWPMARYDPAGTGHHPTASGPTDTVSIRWTHDAPEWFLGTTSLVRRGDTLYAVGNGLLALDSESGDRQFGRAGPYQSSPALAPAPAYNTDTLAVTAPSGVFGLNAGGGFTIPLLNRPVGVERWAGPQSAGGGFFGPAEADTPVTADGVIYAALPGTNSVAALDPNNGRVLWRRTHHEDDPVSAEINRPAVSDGLVFVTNWPKQAAAYHAETGARQWLVELDDQLLLPPVATEHGVVVPSREFVYLLDPTDGSEVWRYSTDGNATESTPAVSDGTIFVADERESLHAIALATGQQRWTAPFDGPTTPVVADGTVYAVRSGYSLVALDAESGETLFEYRPSQVPLSTPIVGDGVLYAANRKRILALEEAA, from the coding sequence ATGCCCTCCTGTAGACGTCGATTTCTCCAATCTATCGGGCTCGCGATTGCGGGTCTGACCCACGGAGCACCCGTTGCGGACGCTGTCGAAGCGAGTCCCGACTCCGGCCTCGATTGGCCGATGGCGCGGTACGACCCGGCCGGAACCGGTCATCACCCGACGGCGTCTGGCCCCACCGATACCGTCTCGATTCGGTGGACGCACGATGCACCCGAGTGGTTTCTCGGAACGACGTCACTCGTTCGGCGCGGCGATACCCTCTACGCAGTCGGCAACGGACTGCTCGCACTCGACAGCGAGTCCGGAGACCGTCAGTTCGGACGTGCCGGCCCGTATCAATCGTCTCCGGCACTCGCTCCAGCGCCGGCCTACAACACCGACACGCTCGCGGTGACTGCCCCATCCGGGGTCTTCGGATTGAACGCCGGCGGCGGATTCACGATTCCCCTCTTGAACCGTCCCGTCGGGGTCGAACGGTGGGCCGGGCCGCAGTCGGCAGGTGGGGGGTTCTTCGGCCCGGCGGAAGCGGACACTCCGGTCACCGCTGACGGGGTGATTTACGCGGCACTCCCCGGGACGAACTCCGTCGCCGCACTCGACCCGAACAACGGTCGGGTCCTGTGGCGGAGAACCCACCACGAAGACGACCCAGTAAGCGCAGAGATCAATCGTCCCGCCGTGTCGGATGGACTCGTCTTCGTCACGAACTGGCCCAAGCAGGCGGCCGCGTATCACGCCGAGACCGGCGCACGACAGTGGCTGGTCGAACTCGACGACCAGTTGCTCCTCCCGCCGGTCGCGACTGAACACGGAGTCGTTGTCCCGTCTCGGGAGTTCGTCTACTTACTCGATCCGACAGACGGCTCCGAGGTGTGGCGGTACTCGACGGACGGGAACGCGACCGAAAGCACGCCCGCAGTCTCAGACGGCACGATCTTCGTCGCGGACGAACGGGAATCGTTACACGCCATCGCTCTCGCGACGGGCCAACAACGCTGGACTGCGCCGTTCGATGGCCCAACGACCCCCGTCGTCGCCGACGGAACCGTGTACGCGGTCAGATCGGGGTACTCGTTGGTGGCTCTCGACGCGGAGTCCGGCGAGACGCTGTTCGAGTATCGCCCGTCACAGGTCCCGTTATCGACACCGATCGTGGGCGACGGTGTCCTCTATGCGGCTAACCGTAAGCGAATTCTCGCACTGGAGGAGGCGGCATGA
- a CDS encoding ribonuclease HI family protein has translation MTDDPLPAEHLSPLATLVDEVLAGVGYEVTAATDAIDDAVPGYGGLFDPATTSAELRRALESLLESGLTRPSVPEATSDTFVLYVDGSSRGNPGPAGAGAVIMDAAEEELARLGRPVGSRTGNNTAEYVALQLGLSELLARYEPRRLEVRIDSMTVIRDVWGGNDPTEPGVETYSEAVTAALSSIPDHRYTHLADSDPNPADALATVGADIAAFGP, from the coding sequence GTGACCGACGACCCCCTCCCGGCCGAACATCTCTCGCCGCTCGCCACGCTCGTCGACGAGGTGCTCGCGGGCGTCGGCTACGAGGTGACGGCCGCCACCGACGCCATCGACGACGCCGTCCCCGGCTACGGCGGTCTCTTCGACCCCGCGACCACCTCGGCCGAGTTGCGTCGCGCACTGGAAAGCCTGCTTGAGTCGGGACTCACCCGACCGTCCGTCCCCGAGGCGACGAGCGACACGTTCGTCCTCTACGTCGACGGCAGTTCGCGCGGCAACCCCGGTCCCGCGGGTGCGGGCGCTGTCATCATGGACGCCGCGGAGGAGGAACTCGCCCGTCTCGGCCGACCGGTCGGCTCCCGGACGGGGAACAACACCGCCGAGTACGTCGCCCTCCAACTCGGGCTCTCCGAACTGCTGGCGCGTTACGAGCCACGCAGGCTGGAAGTGCGCATCGACTCGATGACGGTCATCCGAGACGTCTGGGGCGGAAACGACCCGACGGAACCGGGCGTCGAGACGTACAGCGAAGCCGTCACGGCGGCGCTATCGAGCATCCCGGACCACCGGTATACGCATCTGGCCGACAGCGACCCGAACCCAGCCGACGCACTGGCGACGGTGGGAGCCGATATCGCGGCCTTTGGGCCCTGA
- a CDS encoding helix-turn-helix domain-containing protein → MSKIANTIDEVRSIELDNAFYVEDGKWIESLTISATEDFDPADFVSGISGTTLFYTRTIPTGPTGVTVKRLTLLATESYPFILGIVLRKEAIPNRIVYQDGLFEVVVTTREWEDFRELADEIKETLGTFELQSVNQIEQPGEPLDSGRLMEVLTTKLSTEQLEILETAYTFGYFDVPREVSAKELSEELDIAQSTLSERLRTAERALLELIYGPNDF, encoded by the coding sequence ATGTCCAAAATCGCGAACACGATCGACGAGGTTCGGAGCATCGAACTCGACAACGCCTTCTACGTCGAGGACGGGAAGTGGATCGAGTCACTCACGATCTCTGCGACGGAGGATTTCGATCCGGCGGACTTCGTGAGCGGAATCTCCGGGACGACACTCTTCTATACGCGCACGATTCCGACGGGTCCGACCGGCGTGACGGTAAAACGCCTCACGCTCCTCGCTACCGAATCCTACCCGTTCATCTTAGGCATCGTACTTCGGAAAGAAGCGATCCCGAACCGGATCGTCTACCAAGACGGCCTGTTCGAGGTCGTCGTTACGACCCGCGAGTGGGAGGACTTTCGGGAACTCGCCGACGAGATAAAGGAGACGCTCGGAACGTTCGAACTACAGAGCGTAAACCAGATCGAACAGCCGGGCGAACCCCTCGATAGCGGACGGTTAATGGAGGTCTTAACCACGAAGCTCTCCACCGAACAGCTGGAAATCCTGGAGACGGCGTACACGTTCGGCTACTTCGACGTTCCACGGGAGGTTTCGGCCAAAGAACTCTCCGAGGAACTGGACATCGCGCAGTCCACGCTGAGTGAGCGACTCCGAACCGCCGAACGGGCTCTGCTCGAACTGATCTACGGCCCGAACGATTTCTAA